A window of Acidaminococcales bacterium contains these coding sequences:
- a CDS encoding ABC transporter ATP-binding protein: MRTIKITDVYKTYVMGDNIVNALAGVNLAIDNGEFVAIMGPSGSGKSTLMNILGCLDRPSKGSYMLDGREVSDYNDDELAATRNKKIGFVFQSFNLLPRMSSLQNVALPMVYAGAAEKDRLKKAADALGRVGLAERLDHRPNELSGGQRQRVAIARALVNNPSIIMADEPTGNLDSKSGQDIMAMFKELNTEGRTIILVTHEPEIAAQARRAILVRDGLIVKDER, encoded by the coding sequence ATGCGGACAATAAAAATAACCGATGTTTACAAGACTTATGTCATGGGCGACAATATTGTGAACGCCCTGGCGGGCGTCAATCTTGCGATAGACAATGGCGAATTTGTCGCGATTATGGGGCCTTCCGGTTCAGGCAAATCCACCCTCATGAACATACTCGGCTGCCTTGACCGCCCGAGCAAAGGTTCCTATATGCTTGACGGGCGCGAGGTGAGCGATTACAATGACGACGAGCTGGCGGCGACGCGCAACAAAAAGATCGGTTTTGTTTTTCAAAGCTTTAACCTTTTGCCGCGCATGTCGTCTTTGCAAAATGTTGCCCTGCCAATGGTCTACGCCGGCGCCGCGGAAAAAGACCGCCTGAAAAAAGCCGCCGACGCGCTCGGAAGGGTCGGGCTGGCCGAACGGCTCGATCACCGGCCGAACGAGCTGTCGGGCGGGCAGAGGCAAAGGGTCGCGATCGCCAGGGCGCTGGTAAACAACCCTTCCATTATCATGGCGGATGAACCCACAGGCAACCTTGACAGCAAATCCGGACAGGATATAATGGCGATGTTCAAGGAACTGAATACGGAAGGGCGCACGATCATATTGGTCACGCACGAGCCGGAGATCGCCGCGCAGGCCAGGCGCGCGATTCTTGTCCGGGACGGCCTGATCGTTAAAGACGAGAGGTGA